A window of the Tachysurus fulvidraco isolate hzauxx_2018 chromosome 6, HZAU_PFXX_2.0, whole genome shotgun sequence genome harbors these coding sequences:
- the ormdl1 gene encoding ORM1-like protein 1 encodes MNVGVAHSEGNPNTRVMNSRGIWLTYALGVGMLHIVLLSIPFFSVPVVWTLTNVIHNLGMYVFMHAVKGTPFETPDQGKARLLTHWEQLDYGVQFTSSRKFFTISPIILYFLTSFYTKYDTAHFVINTASLLSVLIPKLPQLHGVRLFGINKY; translated from the exons ATGAATGTTGGTGTAGCCCACAGCGAGGGGAACCCAAACACTCGAGTCATGAACAGTCGGGGGATCTGGCTGACGTACGCGCTCGGCGTCGGAATGCTCCACATCGTGCTCTTAAGCATTCCTTTCTTCAGCGTTCCGGTCGTGTGGACTCTCACAAACGTTATTCACAACTTG GGAATGTACGTGTTCATGCATGCGGTAAAAGGGACACCGTTCGAGACTCCGGACCAGGGCAAAGCCAGACTCCTCACACACTGGGAACAGCTGGATTATGGCGTGCAGTTCACATCGTCCAGAAAGTTCTTCACTATCTCACCCATCATTTT ATATTTCCTGACGAGTTTCTACACCAAGTACGACACAGCTCATTTCGTGATAAACACCGCGTCCCTGTTGAGCGTCCTCATCCCCAAACTACCGCAGCTCCACGGAGTGAGACTCTTCGGAATCAACAAGTATTAA
- the adat3 gene encoding probable inactive tRNA-specific adenosine deaminase-like protein 3, with amino-acid sequence MEPESKKRKGMKFDPEVLPVLSDEMCEDVKLLDAFAAPITDKRQTSRLVRDLSVVRPLADLQHIKRVRACKDKSSPHGLEVIVCLVTDVSITAFTAQTPQPTLTDLLNSKDFNVEGLGKPFLVRIPARAPLTRPQFERASRYWPTSFHEDKQVTLGLKGELFTSSQKAKIQEYMTAAVEAARSGREEGMDAVGAVIVDPKSGRIIAVGHDLTRDHPLHHAVMVCIDLVAWAQGGGVYCYRKHPACRYTVSDSQLSSAASEESVQPYICTGYELYVTREPCVMCAMALVHSRISRVFYGVSSPDGALGSRFKIHCQKELNHHFDVYKGVMRQSCEELTLLH; translated from the coding sequence ATGGAGCCTGagagtaaaaagagaaaagggaTGAAGTTTGATCCAGAAGTCCTTCCTGTCCTGTCAGATGAAATGTGTGAGGATGTGAAACTGCTGGACGCTTTCGCTGCACCCATTACAGATAAACGCCAAACTTCTCGTCTGGTCAGAGATCTGTCTGTGGTCCGTCCTCTAGCAGATCTCCAGCATATTAAAAGAGTGAGAGCTTGTAAGGACAAGAGCAGTCCTCATGGGTTAGAAGTCATCGTGTGTCTCGTTACTGATGTCTCCATCACCGCCTTCACGGCACAAACTCCGCAGCCAACCCTGACCGATCTCCTGAACTCGAAAGACTTTAACGTTGAAGGTTTGGGAAAACCTTTCCTGGTCCGAATACCAGCCCGAGCCCCTTTAACCCGGCCACAGTTTGAGCGGGCGAGCCGTTATTGGCCGACGTCCTTCCACGAGGACAAACAAGTCACACTGGGTTTGAAGGGAGAGCTCTTCACGTCCAGCCAGAAAGCAAAAATCCAGGAATATATGACGGCCGCCGTGGAGGCTGCAAGATCCGGACGAGAGGAGGGAATGGACGCCGTGGGCGCCGTGATCGTTGACCCGAAATCAGGACGGATCATCGCCGTAGGTCACGACCTGACCCGAGATCATCCTCTGCACCATGCTGTGATGGTGTGTATCGACCTCGTGGCCTGGGCACAAGGAGGTGGTGTGTATTGCTACAGGAAACACCCAGCGTGCAGATACACGGTCTCAGACTCCCAGCTCTCCTCAGCGGCGTCCGAGGAAAGTGTCCAGCCGTACATCTGCACCGGGTACGAGCTGTACGTCACCAGAGAGCCGTGCGTGATGTGCGCCATGGCTCTAGTCCACTCGAGGATCAGCCGAGTTTTCTACGGCGTGAGTTCTCCAGATGGTGCTTTGGGCAGCAGGTTTAAAATTCACTGCCAGAAAGAACTGAATCACCACTTTGATGTTTATAAAGGAGTCATGAGGCAGAGCTGTGAGGAACTGACTCTGTTACACTGA